The following are encoded together in the Bos javanicus breed banteng chromosome X, ARS-OSU_banteng_1.0, whole genome shotgun sequence genome:
- the CITED1 gene encoding cbp/p300-interacting transactivator 1 isoform X1, with translation MPVAGLGRSRSPSLSELRTWRKTDLAANPGSPLSSAVTLAQQLQLAASPPTNLSNFCQDSEMPTMSRPALDVKGGTSPVKENANPEMNSLAYSNLGVKDRKAVAILHYPGVASNGTKASGAPTSSSGSPSPISSPTATPPTKPPPFNLHPAPHLLASMQLQKLNSQYHGMAAATPGQPGEAEPLPNWGFGAQAGGAGSLSPSAGAQSPAIIDSDPVDEEVLMSLVVELGLDRANELPELWLGQNEFDFTADFPSGS, from the exons ATGCCAGTGGCTGGGCTGGGCCGCTCACGGAGTCCCAGCCTCAGCGAGCTCAGGACTTGGAGGAAGACAGATCTGGCTGCGAATCCCGGCTCGCCACTTTCTAgcgctgtgaccttgg CACAACAGCTCCAGCTGGCAGCATCACCTCCCACCAATTTATCCAACTTCTGCCAAGACTCTGAAATGCCAACTATGTCGAGGCCTGCACTTGATGTCAAGGGTGGCACCTCACCTGTGAAGGAg AATGCCAACCCAGAGATGAACTCTCTGGCCTACTCTAACCTGGGGGTGAAAGATCGCAAAGCGGTGGCCATCCTGCACTACCCCGGGGTAGCCTCGAATGGAACCAAGGCCAGTGGGGCTCCCACTAGTTCCTCGGGATCTCCATCTCCAATAAGCTCTCCTACTGCCACCCCTCCCACTAAACCCCCACCCTTCAACCTGCACCCCGCCCCTCACCTGCTGGCCAGTATGCAGCTGCAGAAACTAAATAGCCAGTATCATGGGATGGCCGCTGCCACTCCGGGCCAACCCGGAGAGGCAGAGCCCCTGCCAAACTGGGGCTTTGGGGCTCAGGCCGGGGGGGCGGGATCACTCTCTCCTTCTGCCGGTGCCCAGAGCCCTGCCATCATCGATTCAGACCCGGTGGATGAAGAGGTGCTGATGTCGCTGGTGGTGGAACTGGGACTGGACCGGGCCAATGAGCTTCCGGAGCTGTGGCTGGGGCAGAATGAGTTTGACTTCACGGCAGACTTTCCATCTGGCAGCTGA
- the CITED1 gene encoding cbp/p300-interacting transactivator 1 isoform X2, which translates to MPTMSRPALDVKGGTSPVKENANPEMNSLAYSNLGVKDRKAVAILHYPGVASNGTKASGAPTSSSGSPSPISSPTATPPTKPPPFNLHPAPHLLASMQLQKLNSQYHGMAAATPGQPGEAEPLPNWGFGAQAGGAGSLSPSAGAQSPAIIDSDPVDEEVLMSLVVELGLDRANELPELWLGQNEFDFTADFPSGS; encoded by the exons ATGCCAACTATGTCGAGGCCTGCACTTGATGTCAAGGGTGGCACCTCACCTGTGAAGGAg AATGCCAACCCAGAGATGAACTCTCTGGCCTACTCTAACCTGGGGGTGAAAGATCGCAAAGCGGTGGCCATCCTGCACTACCCCGGGGTAGCCTCGAATGGAACCAAGGCCAGTGGGGCTCCCACTAGTTCCTCGGGATCTCCATCTCCAATAAGCTCTCCTACTGCCACCCCTCCCACTAAACCCCCACCCTTCAACCTGCACCCCGCCCCTCACCTGCTGGCCAGTATGCAGCTGCAGAAACTAAATAGCCAGTATCATGGGATGGCCGCTGCCACTCCGGGCCAACCCGGAGAGGCAGAGCCCCTGCCAAACTGGGGCTTTGGGGCTCAGGCCGGGGGGGCGGGATCACTCTCTCCTTCTGCCGGTGCCCAGAGCCCTGCCATCATCGATTCAGACCCGGTGGATGAAGAGGTGCTGATGTCGCTGGTGGTGGAACTGGGACTGGACCGGGCCAATGAGCTTCCGGAGCTGTGGCTGGGGCAGAATGAGTTTGACTTCACGGCAGACTTTCCATCTGGCAGCTGA